The DNA region GGCACTTGAGGCCTCGGTCTCTGTTCGAGCGACCAAATGTGGCGGCCGATTCCCCAGCAATTGACGGGGCGGGGATCCACGTTCTTGTACCGTCTGCCGCCCGCCATCTTGCTCGCCATCCGCAATCCGCCTTCAAGCGGCGAAAACAGCCACGAGCGTAATGAGGACTGGCTGACAATCGCTTGTGCAGAGACGCGGGAAACGGGTCGGGGCCGTGGCTGGTGCTGTCCATGAGACATCAAGAAGATCCtgttttccctttctttttccttttctctaCATCGACAAACATAACAATTCTTTGTGTTTTAAGAAAACACAAGGTCTCTTTCCATGTCACTCCCCCCTCGCTAGGGCACCCCACTGTGACTTACAGGCATGCGCATGGCCCCATAGCCCGACTTGGTCACTTTTCCCTCAAGGTGCTACCTTGCAAGGTACCTCCCCTGGTCCAGTCTGGCCTGCCCTGTCGCTTCTTAAACTCGCATGGTCCCGGACGGGCGTCGATCAAGCAGCCGTCTTTACTCCATACCTACATTACATACAAACCCAAACGCCCCCTTTTGCTTCAAACCTCCCCCTTGGGTAAACTTCCACTCTGTCTGATCTCCAGTGCGACCTCCATGCGACGAACACCAGGCCTCTGACCCATGGCCGCCTAGTCCTCGAtccgaagaagagaagaaacaaCCGCTCGGATGCCCACCATAATCAGAGTTTGACACACGAGACATACCCATCCCCTCTACCCCTTCGACGATTCTCCATCTGATACACCAAACCTCGCCCCCCTGgacgccatctccaccaccgtctccctgAACTTGACCCTGGCGAGAACGACCACCTAGCACCGGCCTCGGCAGACGGAGCGTAGCGGGACCCAATATTAGTCCTTGGGAGCCCCGCTGGCCGTGGGTTTCTTGGGATTCCCTCGCCTTTTCCTGCCTTTCCCTTCTTTCTTCTGCATCCGCTGGTCGATAGCCTTCTTTCATATCGATCATTCTTTTTTCGTCATACCTTTCGATTCTACCCTTTCAGGCCTTCAGCCCAACCCGCAGGTCCGGAACCTCGCCCATTTACGCCCTCCTTTTTTTGGTCTCGACGACAACCTTTATTCAGCGCTGTATATTTGTATTGTTTGGGAGTTTTGTTCACTTCGCGCCGGGCCGCTCTTTCTTCTCAACTCAACTCCTCTGTGGTAATTTCATCGGCAGCAAGGAACGAAAAACGTGGTGTAATTTGAGGACTTTTGGGAAACgtcagcatcatcagcataTTCGAAGCGTTTGTGTGATTTGGAGTAGCACGGCAAAGAGCATTTGGGATTTTGTCATTTTTGGGGAATCATCGAAAGCAAGGAACTGTAATTTTGGAAACGCATCGGTCAATTTTTTTCATCAGTCAACATGGGAAAGCTTATCAAGAACCACTGGGCGAGGCTCATCATCCTGGCCTCAGCAACTTGTAAGTTATATCTCATGAAAAAAAGGGGTGTAACTGCCGAAGACCAGAAACACTGACATGAGAGAAAATCTAGACCAGATTGCCGCTGCGATAGAAGGGTACTTCTGGCCCAAGATCCTGTGGGACTTCCTCACCAAGACCCTCGACGGTGCTGTCAAGCCGATACCAGTCCTCCagaccatcaacctcatctgcggccttttccttcttgcGTGGGAGTGGCCCCTCAACTTCATCGCCGGCACCAGCATCCACCGCAGTCTCGAAGCCCGTCTCGCATTCCTTCCTCTTTCCGCactcgccgccgccctgcTGTACCAAGGTGCCAACGCTGCGATTTATCAGGTGATTGGACTGGGGGTGTATTTCTGGGCGTACAGTGAAGGAGAGGTGCGttttatttttcttcttcccccccccctctcctgaACCATCAAACTAACATCCTCTCAACAGATCATCTGCGCAAAGCCATGGACACTACCACAACGAGGCGGAAAGGGAAGCAGGGCATAAAAAGCCATCATCTTTTCTGGATTTTTTACTCAAAACGCAAAAGCACAAATACAAAAACCGCTTTTAGGTT from Podospora pseudoanserina strain CBS 124.78 chromosome 1, whole genome shotgun sequence includes:
- a CDS encoding hypothetical protein (COG:S; EggNog:ENOG503P2SW), giving the protein MGKLIKNHWARLIILASATYQIAAAIEGYFWPKILWDFLTKTLDGAVKPIPVLQTINLICGLFLLAWEWPLNFIAGTSIHRSLEARLAFLPLSALAAALLYQGANAAIYQVIGLGVYFWAYSEGEIICAKPWTLPQRGGKGSRA